The following are from one region of the Dreissena polymorpha isolate Duluth1 chromosome 2, UMN_Dpol_1.0, whole genome shotgun sequence genome:
- the LOC127866991 gene encoding uncharacterized protein LOC127866991 isoform X11, with translation MNDVFVYNFILLVCVAHLLPVIWSDSTSNMLLPLGICLALTSLSCVNCLTRLRCTDIVGPRHCKEVTECSLGEVCYAQQTTNRYGQVLYDLGCTEPSTCSNRSHGNDSCEECCSTELCNAAGCGQPGYPSGRGPICYSCSSQYSEGSCHIIDFCRSNELCMSREEREFGDTVYISKCELLTHCQNLKGDVPIIGRSILDDSRSLTEITCHKCCHNDLCNANCRTIRHSAKRISKSFRTSIF, from the exons ATGAATGACGTATTCGtttacaattttatactgttggTCTGCGTGGCGCACTTGCTACCAGTTATTTGGTCTGACAGCACG TCAAACATGCTCCTGCCTTTAGGAATTTGTCTCGCTCTAACAAGCTTAAGCTGCG TCAACTGTTTGACGCGCCTCCGTTGCACGGATATCGTGGGTCCTCGACACTGCAAGGAAGTGACAGAATGTTCATTAGGAGAG GTATGTTATGCTCAACAGACAACAAACAGATATGGACAAGTGCTTTATGACTTGGGTTGTACAGAGCCATCG ACATGTTCAAATCGCTCGCATGGCAACGACTCGTGTGAGGAATGCTGTAGTACCGAACTGTGCAACGCAGCGGGATGTGGTCAGCCCG GCTATCCGTCCGGTCGAGGTCCAATATGCTACAGCTGTTCCTCCCAATACTCAGAAGGGTCATGCCACATAATCGACTTTTGTAGAAGCAACGAA TTGTGCATGTCACGCGAAGAGCGAGAGTTTGGTGACACGGTGTACATCTCGAAATGTGAATTGTTGACG CATTGCCAAAACCTCAAGGGCGATGTACCAATAATAGGCAGGTCAATTTTGGATGACTCCAGATCTTTAACGGAAATCACGTGTCACAAATGCTGCCATAATGATCTTTGCAACGCCAATTGTCGCACTA TTCGCCATAGTGCCAAACGTATTTCCAAGTCGTTTCGAACGTCAATATTTTGA
- the LOC127866991 gene encoding fibropellin-1-like isoform X8, with the protein MNDVFVYNFILLVCVAHLLPVIWSDSTSNMLLPLGICLALTSLSCVNCLTRLRCTDIVGPRHCKEVTECSLGEVCYAQQTTNRYGQVLYDLGCTEPSTCSNRSHGNDSCEECCSTELCNAAGCGQPGYPSGRGPICYSCSSQYSEGSCHIIDFCRSNELCMSREEREFGDTVYISKCELLTHCQNLKGDVPIIGRSILDDSRSLTEITCHKCCHNDLCNANCRTKADSCASNPCVHGRCVYGMTGYTCVCDPMFKGYNCSVQ; encoded by the exons ATGAATGACGTATTCGtttacaattttatactgttggTCTGCGTGGCGCACTTGCTACCAGTTATTTGGTCTGACAGCACG TCAAACATGCTCCTGCCTTTAGGAATTTGTCTCGCTCTAACAAGCTTAAGCTGCG TCAACTGTTTGACGCGCCTCCGTTGCACGGATATCGTGGGTCCTCGACACTGCAAGGAAGTGACAGAATGTTCATTAGGAGAG GTATGTTATGCTCAACAGACAACAAACAGATATGGACAAGTGCTTTATGACTTGGGTTGTACAGAGCCATCG ACATGTTCAAATCGCTCGCATGGCAACGACTCGTGTGAGGAATGCTGTAGTACCGAACTGTGCAACGCAGCGGGATGTGGTCAGCCCG GCTATCCGTCCGGTCGAGGTCCAATATGCTACAGCTGTTCCTCCCAATACTCAGAAGGGTCATGCCACATAATCGACTTTTGTAGAAGCAACGAA TTGTGCATGTCACGCGAAGAGCGAGAGTTTGGTGACACGGTGTACATCTCGAAATGTGAATTGTTGACG CATTGCCAAAACCTCAAGGGCGATGTACCAATAATAGGCAGGTCAATTTTGGATGACTCCAGATCTTTAACGGAAATCACGTGTCACAAATGCTGCCATAATGATCTTTGCAACGCCAATTGTCGCACTA AAGCGGACTCCTGTGCATCCAACCCATGCGTACATGGAAGATGTGTCTATGGAATGACGggttatacatgtgtatgtgatCCTATGTTCAAAGGATACAATTGCTCAG